The Verrucomicrobiota bacterium sequence CAATTGCTTCATCAGAATTTGTGGCAAATATAGCATGTAATCTTGGAGGAAAGGTCTTTTTTTTCATGTCAATAGTCCGTCATAACCTCGGATCAACAGGCTCGCTTTCTAGAGCGAGCACACCAAATATGCATTCGTGAACTCTCCTTAAAGGTTCTCTTCTGACAAATCTCTCAAGAGCCTCAACGCCAAGCGCAAATTCCCTCAAAGCCAAGGATCTCTTTGACGACAAGCCTCTTTGCCTCAACCTTTGCAAATTCTCCTGGAGTGTGTACTCAGGACCGTAGATGATACGCAAGTATTCTTGGCCTCGACACTTTAAAGCTGGTTGCAGCAAACCACGTTTTCCTATTGCTATAAATTCTAAGGGTTTAATGACCATGCCTTCTCCACCCTTAGCTGTAAGCTCCTCCCACCATTTAATTCCCTCCGTTTGATTGCTGTTAACGGTCAGATCAATTTCTTTAAAGGGTGTTGCTAATAAAATACTCTCTGCAGCTTCACAAACCTTGGCAATATTCTCCATATGCCAAATATGGTTCTTATCCACATGAACATGACCTTCTGTAGCCAAAATATGGAAAGGAGCTAGCTTATAATCTTTCATAGATTTGGTAGTCCAACAGTAGCGTCCATAGGCTTCCACGAACTTGGCCGCTAAATCAGCCTTGTCTTCATATCGCTTCAGTAGGGATTCTATTTCTGGTCTGCGCTCCTTAGTTTGCCTTAAGGTATCCAAGGTTAAAGAGAAGCTAGCTTTAGAAGCACAGCCTACAGCAGCATATTGCACTCTAAGAAGCTCCTGAGCCTTAGCTGACCAGGGCATGAGCTCACAATCCAAGCAAACCCAATCTGTATTAAAGTCATCCCAGAAACCCGATTTTGTTAAGGCTTGGTTCACATACTCAAGCATCTTAGTTTCTAGTTCCCTATTATCAAAAAACTGTCGTCCAGTCCTTGTATAACAAACACCAATTCCTTCACCGATAACACCAAACCGCTTTTTAGCTACTTCCTCATCTCTGCAAACAATGAGAATGGCCCTTGATCCCATATGCTTTTCTTCGCACACAATCTTTGGAATACCTCGTTCACGATAGTATGCGAATGCTTCCTCTGGATATTCCAAATAGTTATCCTTTTGTGAAGTTTCAGAAGCAGACATCGTAGGAGGTAGGTAGATGATCCATTTAGGATTAGCAGCAAAGCGGCTCATCACCTCTAACGCCGCAATACTTTTCTCTCCTCGAATGGTTACATTATGCTGTAGTCGCGTAGATATGAATCTCTTACCTGTTACATCTGACAAATCTAAGAGGTCATCATGCTCTTGCTGGCTATTCAAGGCGGGAGCTTTTTGGTCTTCCTCTAGAAATGGTCGCGCTGCCTGACTATAAGTCTGTTTTGCTGGCACTGATACAAATTCTCTTTCTGGATAACGAAGAGCCGTAAGCTTTCCACCAAAAACACAGCCTGTATCAATACATATCGTTCTGTTTAACCACTCAGGATCTGGAACTGGAGTGTGTCCGTAAACTACCATTGCTTGGCCACGATACTCCGCTGCCCAATTATAACGAACTGGCAAACCAAACTCATCTGTCTCTCCAGTAGTTTCACCGTAGAGAGCAAACTCTCGAACTTTTCCTGAACCACGTCCTTGAAAAGCCTCTTTCATTCCTGCATGCGCCACGACTAAATTGCCATCATCTAGGACATAGTGGCTTACAAGAGAATCCATGAACTCTGCTGCTATCTTACTGTAGCCTTCATGCTCTTTATCATAGGCTTCAAATTGCTCCAAAGTGGCTCCCAGTCCATGGATAATTTGAACATTCTTACCCTTCATTTTTCTCATGAACTTGATATCATGGTTGCCTGGCACACATAAAGCTTTCTCAGCCTCAACCATTTGCTTAACAAACTGAACGACTTCAGGAGTCTTTGGACCTCTATCTACTAGGTCTCCAAGAAAAACTAGTTTTCTATTTTCCTTGTGCTCATAGATGCCATCACCATTAGGTTGGTATCCAAGCTCAACTACAAGCTCCATTAACTCATCAAAGCAGCCATGTATATCTCCAATGATGTCGAATGGGCCATGCTCAAATTTTCGATTATTCCATAGCTGCTGTCTATCAATCTCGGCCCCTTCTATATCTTCTTCTGAAGATAAGACATGAATGTGGCGAAACCCTTCACGCTTCAAGCTTCTCAAAGAGCGCCTCAATTGCTGCTTTTGCTGCCTGATTACATGTTGACCAAAATTTCTATCACTCCTGCTCTTGTTTCTTTCCTGGCAAAGCTTTTCAGGGAGATTCAAAACGATTGCTGTGGGAATCACATGATATTCCCTAGCTAAAGCCACTAGTGGCTTGCGAGCCTCTTGCTGAACATTGGTCGCATCGACAACAGTTAGCTTGCCAGAAGCCAATCTTTTTGAGGCAATGAAATGCAGCACCTCAAAAGCATCTCCTGTAGCCTTCTGATCGTTCTCATCATCAGAAACCAATCCACGACAATAGTCTGAAGACAAAACCTCTGTAAATTTAAAGTGTTTTTTCGCAAAAGTAGATTTTCCAGAACCTGATGTTCCAACTAAGACGACAAGCGAGAGCTCAGGAACATTAAGCTTCATTTTCAAAATCCTTTATAAAAATCGCCATTTGGGTAGGCGCCCCAAACTCATCATCTACCGGTCCAACAGGTAAAAATCTAACTTGGTATTTGTAACGGTCCGCAACATCATTTGACCAGACTTGAAACTCTTTACGAGTCCATTCAAAGCGATGGTCGCGATGCCTAAATTGTCCAGCAGGAAGCTTCTCAAACTTGACGTTGTACTCGCTATTTGGAGTTGTCATAACGACAGATTGAGGACATGCATATTCGAACAACACTCTTTCAAATGCCTTTAACCTTGGAGTATCCAAGTGTTCAATGACTTCGACTACCGCAGCCGCATCAAATCCAGAAAGTCTTTTGTCTCTGTACATCAAGGATCCTTGGATTAGGCGTATGCGCTCTTTCTGCTTATCTGGCATGCGGTCTATCTTTAGCCTATCAGAGGCCCTCTCTAAGCTCTGGTGGGAAACGTCCATACCTACAATCTCATTAAACTCTTTCTCTTTCAGGAGATGTTTAATCAATTGGCCTTCACCACACCCAAGATCGAGCACCCTTTTAGCATTAAAGCTTTTGAGAGCTGATACCACTGCTCCGATTCTTTGTTCATTTAGGCTGATCTTATCTTCAAAATGAGATTCTTCCTGAGCACTCTCCTGTAATTTCTCTTCTACATCAGACAAGTCTTCTTCAAAAAGCTGTGACAATGCCTGATTGGCCAATCTTTTCTGATACTTTAAGTACCTATGAACGATAATTTCCTTCTCAGGATGAGCTGATAACCATCCTTCACCCTTTTTCATCAGCTTCTCAACTTCATCTAGTCCTACCCAATAATGCTTGTCGTTATCCAGAACTGGGATAAGGATATATAAATGACCTAGGAGCTCTTTGATAGTACAGGTTCTTGTGAGTTCTATAGTATACAAAGAACTGTCACCCCACTCTGGAAATCTCTCATCTAGGAGATTTATTTGTGCTTTGACACCATATCCAAGCGGCTCAAATAACTTTAATAGAAATGCTTCTCCACCTCTTCTACATGGTAGAGCTGCGATATTTGCAGTAAAATCCATCTCATAATCGACTAGCTCAGGCTTATCTTTACACTTGCCAGACATAGTTCTGCCGAACAACTCTGCAATAGCCACGCTTATGAAAGATGAAGCAACATACGGACGATCATTTACGTATTGCTCTAAGATTCGGTGATTACCTGCTGGGCCTCTGTTCTTGCGAACTAATCCAACTGGATCTACTTCTAGGAGGAGAGCAAGCGTGCAGAGCTCTGGCTCAACTATAGGATAAAACACATGTGCTTTCCCCACATTTAAAGAAAAAGTCTGTACCTTATCCGGATGCTTATGGACCAGATATCCCAAGTCCTCGGCCATTAAGCCCTTCGCTGTAATTGTTAATAACATTCAATACATGCCTTTCTAGAGAGGAATAATATTACCAACGCATTTTGGATTAAAACAGAGTAAAAATTACAAGACACCTTACTCTGCAGTCATGTTTAAAAATCGAAAAGAGAGTTCTGTATCTCAGCACATTTCTTACCATTTAATCTTGAGAAGCATTTCGGTTTTTTCGAACCTCAGAATTAGAGTCAAAGTGGAATTGTAATCACATATTTCAAGCTCTTGTAGATTATAGGCAGCTATTAGATATAGCGTCTGCAAGCTACTCTTGCATGAAACAAACTTCATTGTGTGAATTCATGAACGTTCTTTCCACAATCGAATTTTCCTTTGAGCCTCTATGAGTGTTTCTTTATCTCTAGCTATCATAGATTGGTTCAGGACTCAAATTTCTAAACGATAAGACAAGTCTTGTAAAATTTTACATTCATAGATTGTGCTTGCCATGCTGAGCCAGCTTTTGCAGTATCGCAAACTCTACTATCGAAGCCGATGTGGCGGAATTGGCAGACGCGCTGGATTCAAAATCCAGTTCCCTTCGGGGAGTCTCGGTTCGACCCCGAGCATCGGTACCAATCCTAAATGGTCAATTGCTCAGCCCTGGCTCTCTAGCAAAGACTAACCTTTCTTTTGAGTATTATTCAAACTTCTTGCTTCTAACTCCGTTTTTCTTCCTCTAGAATCTTATCCCTTATGGCCAAGGCTAGTAAAACTGCAATCAACCCGCACAGGGATCAAGATTTTCCAGAATGGTATCAACAAATCATCATCGCCTCTGATATGGCAGAAAATTCAGAGGTCCGGGGTTGTATGATCATTAAGCCCTGGGGCTACGGAATCTGGGAGAATATTCAGATTAACTTGGACCAAATGTTTAAAGAGACCGGCCACCGCAATGCCTATTTCCCCCTCTTTATTCCTTTGAGTTATCTCGAGAAAGAGGCAGAACATGTTGAAGGCTTTGCCAAAGAATGTGCAGTTGTCACGCATCACCGCTTGGAAGCTAACTCGGAAGGCAAGCTCGCACCAGCTGGGCCACTAACAGAGCCTTTAGTTGTGCGCCCTACCTCAGAAACTATCATTGGAGCGGCTTATGCTCGGTGGGTACAGTCTTATCGTGACCTCCCTATTCTACTCAATCAATGGGCCAATGTTGTTCGCTGGGAAATGCGCCCTCGCATCTTTTTACGCACCGCAGAATTTCTTTGGCAAGAAGGTCATACCGCTCACGAAACCGAGGGAGAGGCTATAGAAGAAACTGAGAAAATGCTTGGCGTTTATGAAACTTTTGCTCGTGAGTATCTAGCGCTACCTGTGATTGCCGGTCGGAAGAGTGCTGGCGAACGTTTTCCAGGAGCACTCGACACGCTTTGCATCGAAGCGATGGTGCAAGATCGTAAAGCCGTGCAAGCTGGAACTTCCCATTTCTTGGGTCAAAATTTTTCTAAAACAGCAGGCATTCAGTTTAGTGGACGCAGTGGTAATAGTGAATTTGCATGGACTACGAGCTGGGGAGTAAGCACTCGACTAATTGGAACCCTGATTATGGCACACTCTGATGACAACGGCCTCATACTACCTCCAAAGATAGCACCTACTCAAATAGTCATTATCCCCATCATACCAAAACCTGAAGATCAAAAAATCATTTTAGAGGCTTGCGAAAAACTCAAAGAAACACTGAAAGAGCAATGTTTCCATGGAGAGTCGATTCGAGTGGAAATTGATGATACTGACTCCACGGGCAGCACTCGATCTTGGAATGCTATCAAGAAAGGCATCCCCATCCGTGTAGAAATTGGCCCTCGAGATTTAGCATCTCAATCCGTATTTACTGCGAGGCGTGATAAAGAAATCAAAGATAAAAAGTCTTACTCTACTTCTCAATTTGTCACGCAAGCATCCTCTTTACTAGAAGAGATACAAAATAACATTTATCAAAGAGCTCTGGAATTCCGCAAAGTCCATACACATATGATTGAAAGCAAAGAGGAGTTTTATGAATACTTTACTCCGAAGAAGAAGGATAAGCCTGAAATTCATGGAGGATTTGCTGTAGCGCACTGGAATGGTTCAAGTGAGGTAGAAGAACAAATCAAGAATGACTTAAAAGTCACCATTCGTTGTATTCCTTTTAAAGATAACCCCGATTTCCCTACAGAACCTGGCAAATGTATCTTCACCGGAGAAGCAAGCGCCCAGCCAGTCATTTTTGCAAAGGCTTATTAAGCTTCCATCTAAAGGCTAAAATCAAAAAGAATACTAGGACTTTTTCTTCTTTGTTGAGCTCTTTCTCTCGCCTTCATCATAGCTAACAGAATCCATCAGCTTTAGAGCGGAGCTTCGGGCAATAGATCCGGAAATTTTGTCCTCTATGAGTTCCCCATTATGGAAGACCTTCACGCCTACTCCACCATAGCTGGTACCGCCTCTCCACAGAACATTACCTTTTTTAGTCTCCCACGCTTCAAACTGTTGTTGAAAAACGAGTATCTCCTCTTTGTAACCCATTAGAGAATCTATATCTTCGCGCTCAATAGCTGTAATATAAAGATCT is a genomic window containing:
- a CDS encoding polynucleotide kinase-phosphatase → MKLNVPELSLVVLVGTSGSGKSTFAKKHFKFTEVLSSDYCRGLVSDDENDQKATGDAFEVLHFIASKRLASGKLTVVDATNVQQEARKPLVALAREYHVIPTAIVLNLPEKLCQERNKSRSDRNFGQHVIRQQKQQLRRSLRSLKREGFRHIHVLSSEEDIEGAEIDRQQLWNNRKFEHGPFDIIGDIHGCFDELMELVVELGYQPNGDGIYEHKENRKLVFLGDLVDRGPKTPEVVQFVKQMVEAEKALCVPGNHDIKFMRKMKGKNVQIIHGLGATLEQFEAYDKEHEGYSKIAAEFMDSLVSHYVLDDGNLVVAHAGMKEAFQGRGSGKVREFALYGETTGETDEFGLPVRYNWAAEYRGQAMVVYGHTPVPDPEWLNRTICIDTGCVFGGKLTALRYPEREFVSVPAKQTYSQAARPFLEEDQKAPALNSQQEHDDLLDLSDVTGKRFISTRLQHNVTIRGEKSIAALEVMSRFAANPKWIIYLPPTMSASETSQKDNYLEYPEEAFAYYRERGIPKIVCEEKHMGSRAILIVCRDEEVAKKRFGVIGEGIGVCYTRTGRQFFDNRELETKMLEYVNQALTKSGFWDDFNTDWVCLDCELMPWSAKAQELLRVQYAAVGCASKASFSLTLDTLRQTKERRPEIESLLKRYEDKADLAAKFVEAYGRYCWTTKSMKDYKLAPFHILATEGHVHVDKNHIWHMENIAKVCEAAESILLATPFKEIDLTVNSNQTEGIKWWEELTAKGGEGMVIKPLEFIAIGKRGLLQPALKCRGQEYLRIIYGPEYTLQENLQRLRQRGLSSKRSLALREFALGVEALERFVRREPLRRVHECIFGVLALESEPVDPRL
- a CDS encoding 3' terminal RNA ribose 2'-O-methyltransferase Hen1; protein product: MLLTITAKGLMAEDLGYLVHKHPDKVQTFSLNVGKAHVFYPIVEPELCTLALLLEVDPVGLVRKNRGPAGNHRILEQYVNDRPYVASSFISVAIAELFGRTMSGKCKDKPELVDYEMDFTANIAALPCRRGGEAFLLKLFEPLGYGVKAQINLLDERFPEWGDSSLYTIELTRTCTIKELLGHLYILIPVLDNDKHYWVGLDEVEKLMKKGEGWLSAHPEKEIIVHRYLKYQKRLANQALSQLFEEDLSDVEEKLQESAQEESHFEDKISLNEQRIGAVVSALKSFNAKRVLDLGCGEGQLIKHLLKEKEFNEIVGMDVSHQSLERASDRLKIDRMPDKQKERIRLIQGSLMYRDKRLSGFDAAAVVEVIEHLDTPRLKAFERVLFEYACPQSVVMTTPNSEYNVKFEKLPAGQFRHRDHRFEWTRKEFQVWSNDVADRYKYQVRFLPVGPVDDEFGAPTQMAIFIKDFENEA
- the proS gene encoding proline--tRNA ligase — translated: MAKASKTAINPHRDQDFPEWYQQIIIASDMAENSEVRGCMIIKPWGYGIWENIQINLDQMFKETGHRNAYFPLFIPLSYLEKEAEHVEGFAKECAVVTHHRLEANSEGKLAPAGPLTEPLVVRPTSETIIGAAYARWVQSYRDLPILLNQWANVVRWEMRPRIFLRTAEFLWQEGHTAHETEGEAIEETEKMLGVYETFAREYLALPVIAGRKSAGERFPGALDTLCIEAMVQDRKAVQAGTSHFLGQNFSKTAGIQFSGRSGNSEFAWTTSWGVSTRLIGTLIMAHSDDNGLILPPKIAPTQIVIIPIIPKPEDQKIILEACEKLKETLKEQCFHGESIRVEIDDTDSTGSTRSWNAIKKGIPIRVEIGPRDLASQSVFTARRDKEIKDKKSYSTSQFVTQASSLLEEIQNNIYQRALEFRKVHTHMIESKEEFYEYFTPKKKDKPEIHGGFAVAHWNGSSEVEEQIKNDLKVTIRCIPFKDNPDFPTEPGKCIFTGEASAQPVIFAKAY